One segment of Macaca fascicularis isolate 582-1 chromosome 2, T2T-MFA8v1.1 DNA contains the following:
- the IL17RE gene encoding interleukin-17 receptor E isoform X4, with translation MKIVSGGHTVELPYEFLLPCLCIEASYLQEDTVRRKKCPFQSWPEAYGSDFWKSVHFTDYSQHTQMVMALTLRCPLKLEAALCQRQDWHTLCKDLPNATARESDGWYVLEKVDLHPQLCFKFSFGNSSHVECPHQTGSLTSWNVSMDTQAQQLILHFSSRMHATFSAAWSRPGLGQDTLVPPVYTVSQARGSSPVTLDLIIPFLRPGSCVLVWRSDVQFAWKHLLCPDVSFRRLGLLILALLALLTLLGVVLALTCRRPQSGPGPARPVLLLHAADSEAQRRLVGALAELLRAALGDGRDVIVDLWEGRHVARVGPLPWLWAARARVAREQGTVLLLWSSACLRPARGPDPRATPLLALLHAAPRPLLLAYFSRLCTKGDIPPPLRALPRYRLLRDLPRLLRALEARPSAEATSWGRLGAQQRRRSRLELCSLLEREAARLDLG, from the exons ATG AAAATTGTGTCTGGGGGCCACACTGTAGAGCTGCCTTATGAATTCCTTCTGCCCTGTCTGTGCATAGAG GCATCCTACCTGCAAGAGGACACTGTGAGGCGCAAAAAATGTCCCTTCCAGAGCTGGCCGGAAGCCT ATGGCTCGGACTTCTGGAAGTCAGTGCACTTCACTGACTACAGCCAGCACACTCAGATGGTCATGGCCCTGACACTCCGCTGCCCACTGAAGCTGGAAGCTGCCCTCTGCCAGAGGCAAGACTGGCATACCCTTTGCAAAGACCTCCCAAATGCCACGGCTCGAGAGTCAGACGGG TGGTATGTTTTGGAGAAGGTGGATCTGCACCCCCAGCTCTGCTTCAAG TTCTCTTTTGGAAACAGCAGCCATGTTGAATGCCCCCACCAGACTG GGTCTCTCACATCCTGGAATGTGAGCATGGATACCCAGGCCCAGCAGCTGATTCTTCATTTCTCCTCAAGAATGCATGCCACCTTCAGTGCTGCCTGGAGCCGCCCAGGCTTGGGGCAGGACACTTTGGTGCCCCCTGTGTACACTGTCAGCCAG GCCCGGGGCTCAAGCCCAGTGACACTAGACCTCATCATTCCCTTCCTGAGGCCAGGGAGCTGTGTCCTG GTGTGGCGGTCAGATGTCCAGTTTGCCTGGAAGCACCTCTTGTGTCCAGATG TCTCTTTCAGACGTCTGGGGCTCTTGATCCTGGCACTGCTGGCCCTCCTCACCCTACTGGGTGTTGTTCTGGCCCTCACCTGCCGGCGCCCACAGTCAG GCCCGGGCCCAGCGCGGCCAGTGCTCCTCCTGCACGCCGCGGACTCCGAGGCGCAGCGGCGCCTGGTAGGAGCGCTGGCTGAACTGCTGAGGGCAGCGCTGGGCGACGGGCGCGACGTGATCGTGGACCTGTGGGAGGGGAGGCACGTGGCGCGCGTGGGCCCACTGCCGTGGCTCTGGGCCGCGCGGGCGCGCGTAGCGCGGGAGCAGGGCACGGTGCTGCTGCTGTGGAGCAGCGCCTGCCTTCGCCCGGCCCGCGGCCCCGACCCCCGCGCCACGCCCCTGCTCGCCCTGCTCCACGCTGCCCCGCGCCCGCTGCTGCTCGCTTACTTCAGTCGCCTCTGCACCAAGGGCGACATCCCCCCGCCGCTGCGCGCCCTGCCTCGCTACCGCCTGTTGCGCGACCTGCCGCGCCTGCTGCGGGCGCTGGAAGCGCGGCCTTCCGCAGAGGCCACCAGCTGGGGCCGCCTCGGTGCGCAGCAGCGCAGACGGAGTCGCCTAGAGCTGTGCAGCCTGCTGGAACGAGAGGCCGCCCGACTAGACCTAGGTTGA
- the IL17RE gene encoding interleukin-17 receptor E isoform X7 has protein sequence MVMALTLRCPLKLEAALCQRQDWHTLCKDLPNATARESDGWYVLEKVDLHPQLCFKFSFGNSSHVECPHQTGSLTSWNVSMDTQAQQLILHFSSRMHATFSAAWSRPGLGQDTLVPPVYTVSQARGSSPVTLDLIIPFLRPGSCVLVWRSDVQFAWKHLLCPDVSFRRLGLLILALLALLTLLGVVLALTCRRPQSGPGPARPVLLLHAADSEAQRRLVGALAELLRAALGDGRDVIVDLWEGRHVARVGPLPWLWAARARVAREQGTVLLLWSSACLRPARGPDPRATPLLALLHAAPRPLLLAYFSRLCTKGDIPPPLRALPRYRLLRDLPRLLRALEARPSAEATSWGRLGAQQRRRSRLELCSLLEREAARLDLG, from the exons ATGGTCATGGCCCTGACACTCCGCTGCCCACTGAAGCTGGAAGCTGCCCTCTGCCAGAGGCAAGACTGGCATACCCTTTGCAAAGACCTCCCAAATGCCACGGCTCGAGAGTCAGACGGG TGGTATGTTTTGGAGAAGGTGGATCTGCACCCCCAGCTCTGCTTCAAG TTCTCTTTTGGAAACAGCAGCCATGTTGAATGCCCCCACCAGACTG GGTCTCTCACATCCTGGAATGTGAGCATGGATACCCAGGCCCAGCAGCTGATTCTTCATTTCTCCTCAAGAATGCATGCCACCTTCAGTGCTGCCTGGAGCCGCCCAGGCTTGGGGCAGGACACTTTGGTGCCCCCTGTGTACACTGTCAGCCAG GCCCGGGGCTCAAGCCCAGTGACACTAGACCTCATCATTCCCTTCCTGAGGCCAGGGAGCTGTGTCCTG GTGTGGCGGTCAGATGTCCAGTTTGCCTGGAAGCACCTCTTGTGTCCAGATG TCTCTTTCAGACGTCTGGGGCTCTTGATCCTGGCACTGCTGGCCCTCCTCACCCTACTGGGTGTTGTTCTGGCCCTCACCTGCCGGCGCCCACAGTCAG GCCCGGGCCCAGCGCGGCCAGTGCTCCTCCTGCACGCCGCGGACTCCGAGGCGCAGCGGCGCCTGGTAGGAGCGCTGGCTGAACTGCTGAGGGCAGCGCTGGGCGACGGGCGCGACGTGATCGTGGACCTGTGGGAGGGGAGGCACGTGGCGCGCGTGGGCCCACTGCCGTGGCTCTGGGCCGCGCGGGCGCGCGTAGCGCGGGAGCAGGGCACGGTGCTGCTGCTGTGGAGCAGCGCCTGCCTTCGCCCGGCCCGCGGCCCCGACCCCCGCGCCACGCCCCTGCTCGCCCTGCTCCACGCTGCCCCGCGCCCGCTGCTGCTCGCTTACTTCAGTCGCCTCTGCACCAAGGGCGACATCCCCCCGCCGCTGCGCGCCCTGCCTCGCTACCGCCTGTTGCGCGACCTGCCGCGCCTGCTGCGGGCGCTGGAAGCGCGGCCTTCCGCAGAGGCCACCAGCTGGGGCCGCCTCGGTGCGCAGCAGCGCAGACGGAGTCGCCTAGAGCTGTGCAGCCTGCTGGAACGAGAGGCCGCCCGACTAGACCTAGGTTGA
- the IL17RE gene encoding interleukin-17 receptor E isoform X8 has translation MPPPDWVSHILECEHGYPGPAADSSFLLKNACHLQCCLEPPRLGAGHFGAPCVHCQPGLGTEDILRVCLFDKHLTAAGAELWERSVGAGVAEEAFLSEARGSSPVTLDLIIPFLRPGSCVLVWRSDVQFAWKHLLCPDVSFRRLGLLILALLALLTLLGVVLALTCRRPQSGPGPARPVLLLHAADSEAQRRLVGALAELLRAALGDGRDVIVDLWEGRHVARVGPLPWLWAARARVAREQGTVLLLWSSACLRPARGPDPRATPLLALLHAAPRPLLLAYFSRLCTKGDIPPPLRALPRYRLLRDLPRLLRALEARPSAEATSWGRLGAQQRRRSRLELCSLLEREAARLDLG, from the exons ATGCCCCCACCAGACTG GGTCTCTCACATCCTGGAATGTGAGCATGGATACCCAGGCCCAGCAGCTGATTCTTCATTTCTCCTCAAGAATGCATGCCACCTTCAGTGCTGCCTGGAGCCGCCCAGGCTTGGGGCAGGACACTTTGGTGCCCCCTGTGTACACTGTCAGCCAG GGCTTGGCACAGAGGACATACTCAGAGTCTGTCTGTTTGACAAACACCTGACTGCAGCAGGAGCTGAACTCTGGGAAAGATCAGTGGGAGCCGGAGTGGCTGAGGAAGCCTTCTTGTCAGAG GCCCGGGGCTCAAGCCCAGTGACACTAGACCTCATCATTCCCTTCCTGAGGCCAGGGAGCTGTGTCCTG GTGTGGCGGTCAGATGTCCAGTTTGCCTGGAAGCACCTCTTGTGTCCAGATG TCTCTTTCAGACGTCTGGGGCTCTTGATCCTGGCACTGCTGGCCCTCCTCACCCTACTGGGTGTTGTTCTGGCCCTCACCTGCCGGCGCCCACAGTCAG GCCCGGGCCCAGCGCGGCCAGTGCTCCTCCTGCACGCCGCGGACTCCGAGGCGCAGCGGCGCCTGGTAGGAGCGCTGGCTGAACTGCTGAGGGCAGCGCTGGGCGACGGGCGCGACGTGATCGTGGACCTGTGGGAGGGGAGGCACGTGGCGCGCGTGGGCCCACTGCCGTGGCTCTGGGCCGCGCGGGCGCGCGTAGCGCGGGAGCAGGGCACGGTGCTGCTGCTGTGGAGCAGCGCCTGCCTTCGCCCGGCCCGCGGCCCCGACCCCCGCGCCACGCCCCTGCTCGCCCTGCTCCACGCTGCCCCGCGCCCGCTGCTGCTCGCTTACTTCAGTCGCCTCTGCACCAAGGGCGACATCCCCCCGCCGCTGCGCGCCCTGCCTCGCTACCGCCTGTTGCGCGACCTGCCGCGCCTGCTGCGGGCGCTGGAAGCGCGGCCTTCCGCAGAGGCCACCAGCTGGGGCCGCCTCGGTGCGCAGCAGCGCAGACGGAGTCGCCTAGAGCTGTGCAGCCTGCTGGAACGAGAGGCCGCCCGACTAGACCTAGGTTGA